A stretch of Sulfurimonas xiamenensis DNA encodes these proteins:
- a CDS encoding class I SAM-dependent methyltransferase produces MPRIDNKTFYSTAIEKYGITAKGVNWHSKESQKLRFDILLEMLPSDLSSYSIADAGCGFGDLYLYMLKKKRAPKKYIGIDSLVDMYSIASERTGCEILIADICTPKAFSPYGHDADALPPADFYTCSGAMNVLEEFETPLFVRNCFSACRVAFIFNVLHGEKKSETYNYLTTKQIEQMARDLGVKKIILRDDYMQDDITVAFFKESI; encoded by the coding sequence ATGCCTCGTATCGATAACAAAACATTTTACTCGACTGCAATAGAGAAATACGGCATCACGGCGAAAGGGGTAAACTGGCACTCAAAAGAGTCTCAAAAACTGCGATTTGATATTCTCTTGGAGATGCTCCCGAGTGATCTAAGCTCTTATAGTATCGCCGATGCCGGATGTGGATTTGGCGATTTGTACCTCTATATGTTAAAGAAAAAAAGAGCTCCAAAAAAGTATATCGGCATAGACTCTTTGGTAGATATGTACTCCATAGCAAGCGAGAGAACCGGATGTGAGATACTTATTGCAGATATTTGCACTCCAAAGGCATTTTCTCCTTATGGTCATGACGCAGACGCGCTTCCGCCTGCCGATTTTTACACATGCAGCGGTGCTATGAATGTTTTAGAGGAGTTTGAAACACCTCTTTTTGTGCGCAACTGCTTTAGCGCATGCAGAGTCGCTTTTATATTTAATGTGCTTCATGGAGAGAAAAAAAGCGAAACATACAACTACCTCACAACAAAGCAAATAGAACAGATGGCAAGAGATTTGGGCGTTAAAAAAATTATTCTCAGGGATGACTATATGCAAGACGATATAACCGTCGCTTTTTTTAAAGAGAGTATCTAG